A window from Bordetella petrii encodes these proteins:
- a CDS encoding ornithine cyclodeaminase: MTLLLTTPDVATLVERRTLPGFLRLLEQAIHDDFLRWPDFDKSARLATHSPDGVIELMPAADHALYSFKYVNGHPKNPRAGLPTVMAFGALAEVATGRPLLVSELTLATALRTAAASVMAARALARRGARSMALIGNGAQSEFQALAFHHLLGVSEIRAYDIDPAATRKLAGNLAATPGLEVIAAGSTAQAVRGADIVTTITADKTRATILTPDLIEPGMHLNAVGGDCPGKTELHRGILAAASTFVEFEPQSRVEGDIQQMDAGFPVTELWRVLCGLAAGRTSDAQVTVFDSVGFALEDYSVLRVLHDEATRLGLGRDVALIPDLPDPRNLYSVLLAADGARPAGLPAGHAACCPGGQAEFST, translated from the coding sequence ATGACTTTGCTGCTCACCACGCCTGATGTCGCCACCCTGGTCGAACGACGAACGCTGCCCGGTTTCCTGCGATTGCTCGAACAAGCCATCCACGACGACTTCCTGCGCTGGCCCGACTTCGACAAATCCGCGCGCCTGGCGACGCACTCGCCCGACGGCGTCATCGAACTGATGCCCGCCGCCGACCACGCGCTGTACAGCTTCAAGTACGTCAATGGCCATCCGAAGAACCCGCGAGCGGGGCTGCCCACCGTCATGGCCTTCGGCGCGCTGGCCGAAGTGGCCACCGGCAGGCCGCTGCTGGTCAGCGAACTGACCCTTGCCACGGCCCTGCGCACCGCCGCCGCCTCGGTCATGGCGGCCCGCGCGCTGGCGCGCCGGGGCGCGCGTTCAATGGCGCTGATCGGCAACGGCGCGCAAAGCGAATTCCAGGCGCTGGCCTTTCACCACCTGCTTGGCGTATCCGAAATCCGCGCCTACGACATCGACCCCGCGGCAACCCGCAAGCTGGCCGGCAACCTGGCCGCCACGCCGGGCCTGGAAGTGATCGCGGCCGGCAGCACCGCACAGGCCGTGCGCGGCGCCGACATTGTGACCACGATCACGGCCGACAAGACCCGCGCCACCATCCTGACGCCCGACCTGATCGAGCCGGGCATGCACCTGAACGCGGTGGGCGGCGACTGCCCCGGCAAAACCGAGCTGCACCGCGGCATCCTGGCCGCGGCATCCACCTTCGTCGAATTCGAGCCGCAAAGCCGCGTCGAAGGCGACATCCAGCAAATGGACGCCGGCTTCCCGGTCACCGAACTGTGGCGCGTACTGTGCGGCCTGGCCGCCGGGCGCACCAGCGATGCCCAAGTCACCGTGTTCGATTCAGTGGGTTTCGCCCTGGAAGATTATTCCGTGCTGCGCGTGCTGCACGACGAGGCCACGCGGCTGGGGCTGGGCCGCGACGTGGCGCTGATTCCCGACCTGCCTGATCCCAGGAACCTTTACTCCGTCTTGCTTGCCGCAGACGGCGCCCGGCCGGCCGGATTGCCCGCCGGGCACGCCGCTTGCTGCCCGGGCGGGCAAGCCGAGTTCTCAACCTGA
- a CDS encoding entericidin A/B family lipoprotein: MDSKKWMLVMALLAASVTAGCNTMHGAGQDIERGGEKIQENSR, encoded by the coding sequence ATGGACAGCAAGAAATGGATGCTTGTAATGGCCCTGCTGGCCGCCAGCGTGACTGCAGGCTGCAATACCATGCACGGCGCCGGCCAGGACATCGAGCGCGGCGGCGAAAAGATTCAGGAGAATTCGCGGTAG
- a CDS encoding DUF1810 domain-containing protein — MNADPFNLQRFVDAQAGVYDQALGELARGRKTSHWMWFVFPQLRALGRSATAQYYGIASEEEAAAYLRHPVLGARPRQCVDQLLDLGLTDPHAIFGSPDDLKLRSCLTLFDAVSSGESRFGDALGRFYPEGADGRTLELLR, encoded by the coding sequence ATGAACGCGGACCCCTTCAACCTGCAGCGTTTCGTCGATGCCCAGGCCGGCGTATACGACCAGGCGCTGGGTGAGCTGGCCCGCGGGCGCAAGACCAGCCACTGGATGTGGTTCGTTTTTCCGCAGCTGCGGGCGCTGGGCCGCAGCGCCACCGCTCAGTACTATGGCATCGCGTCCGAAGAAGAAGCAGCCGCCTACCTGCGGCATCCCGTGCTGGGCGCGCGGCCACGCCAGTGCGTGGATCAGCTGCTGGATCTGGGGCTGACCGACCCGCACGCCATTTTCGGCTCGCCCGACGACCTGAAACTCAGGTCATGCCTGACGCTGTTTGACGCCGTTTCGTCCGGCGAGTCGCGGTTCGGCGATGCGCTGGGCCGGTTTTATCCGGAAGGGGCGGACGGGCGGACGCTGGAGCTGCTGCGGTAA